From a region of the Pseudooceanicola aestuarii genome:
- a CDS encoding Mrp/NBP35 family ATP-binding protein codes for MAVTRDTILEALTRLSLPDGGNPVSRDMIRALSVDGGTVRFVIEAPSPELAQQMTPLREAAQQLVAQLPGVENVSVVLTAHGPTGGQGQGPAQGRAAAGAAGQGAAPSLKIGGHPKPQTEPLKPAGVKSVIAIASGKGGVGKSTVSSNLAVALARAGRRVGLLDADIYGPSQPRMMGNAKRAASPDGKIIEPLTAHGVTFMSIGSMMEEGKAVVWRGPMLMGAMQQLLGQVAWGELDILLIDLPPGTGDVQLTLGQRSALSGAIVVSTPQDVALLDARKAIDMFHTLKVPVMGLIENMSSFICPHCGGESHPFGHGGVAAEAERLGAPLLASLPLDLDTRLGGDAGQPIASGDSPAADAYAQLADRMIQGGVA; via the coding sequence ATGGCTGTGACCCGCGACACCATCCTTGAGGCGCTGACCCGGCTAAGCCTGCCCGACGGCGGCAACCCGGTGTCCCGCGACATGATCCGCGCACTATCGGTGGACGGCGGCACCGTCCGCTTTGTGATCGAGGCGCCAAGCCCGGAACTGGCCCAGCAGATGACCCCGCTGCGCGAGGCGGCGCAGCAATTGGTGGCGCAATTGCCGGGGGTGGAGAATGTCAGTGTCGTTCTGACCGCCCATGGTCCGACCGGCGGTCAAGGTCAGGGGCCTGCCCAGGGTCGCGCAGCGGCGGGCGCGGCCGGGCAGGGGGCGGCGCCGTCGCTGAAGATCGGCGGCCATCCGAAACCGCAGACCGAACCGTTGAAACCCGCCGGCGTGAAAAGCGTGATCGCCATCGCCTCGGGCAAGGGCGGGGTGGGGAAATCCACCGTGTCCTCCAATCTGGCGGTGGCGCTGGCGCGGGCCGGGCGACGGGTCGGGCTGCTGGATGCCGATATCTATGGTCCCTCACAGCCGCGCATGATGGGCAACGCCAAGCGGGCCGCCAGCCCGGACGGCAAGATTATCGAACCGCTGACCGCCCATGGCGTCACCTTCATGTCCATCGGGTCGATGATGGAGGAGGGCAAGGCCGTCGTCTGGCGTGGGCCGATGCTGATGGGGGCGATGCAGCAGCTGCTGGGGCAGGTTGCCTGGGGCGAGCTGGACATCCTGTTGATCGACCTGCCGCCCGGCACCGGTGACGTTCAGTTGACACTGGGTCAGCGGTCGGCCCTGTCGGGTGCCATCGTGGTGTCCACGCCGCAGGACGTGGCGCTGCTGGATGCGCGCAAGGCGATCGACATGTTCCACACCCTGAAGGTGCCGGTGATGGGGCTGATCGAGAACATGTCCAGTTTCATCTGTCCGCATTGCGGCGGCGAATCCCATCCCTTTGGCCATGGCGGCGTTGCGGCGGAAGCCGAGCGGCTGGGCGCGCCGCTGTTGGCCTCGCTACCTCTGGATCTGGACACGCGCCTGGGCGGCGATGCCGGGCAGCCGATTGCCTCGGGGGACAGTCCCGCGGCCGACGCCTATGCCCAGCTGGCCGACCGGATGATCCAGGGCGGGGTCGCTTGA
- a CDS encoding ATP-dependent helicase: MSSYSEDDAFEAAVPLSRRAMAARPAPYLDDLNPAQRQAVEALEGPVLMLAGAGTGKTKALTARIVHLLTTGSARPNEVLAVTFTNKAAREMKNRVGRMLGETVEGMPWLGTFHAICVKLLRRHAELVGLKSNFTILDTDDQIRLLKQLISASNIDDKRWPARMLSGIIDQWKNRAWTPEKVPAAEASAYNNRGTELYDQYQRRLRELNAVDFGDLLLHMVTIFQTHPDVLDQYQRWFRYILVDEYQDTNVAQYLWLRLLAGGHKNICCVGDDDQSIYGWRGAEVGNILRFEKDFPGATVVRLEQNYRSTAHILAAAGGVIRGNEGRLGKELWTEAQDGEKVRLIGHWDGEEEARWIGEEIEAMQRGTRGGRPVSLDEMAILVRASHQMRAFEDRFLTIGLPYRVIGGPRFYERLEIRDAMAYFRLVVSPSDDLAFERIVNTPKRGLGDKAQQKIQMCAREHGTSLLDGARILLQDKGLTGKGAARLAAFVEQIDRWHPIATAQAAAPQPMDEDALIMDDSAPARPAVSHMELAEVMLDESGYTAMWQADKTPEAPGRLENLKELIKALESFDNLQGFLEHVSLIMDNESEQEGAKVSIMTLHAAKGLEFPAVFLPGWEDGLFPSQRSMDESGLKGLEEERRLAYVGITRAEELCTISFAGNRRVFGQWQSALPSRFIDELPEDHVDVLTPPGLYGGGYGAAAAPQSNLHDRAAEANVYNSPGWRRMQARAGQRPIAQPRESRAPVIDLDAVSAYTVGDRVFHQKFGYGAIAAIEGDKLSVDFEKAGVKKVVAKFIMGADDVPF; encoded by the coding sequence ATGAGCAGTTATTCCGAAGACGACGCCTTCGAGGCGGCAGTCCCGCTGAGCCGCCGCGCCATGGCTGCGCGGCCCGCGCCCTATCTTGACGATCTGAACCCGGCGCAACGCCAGGCGGTCGAGGCCCTGGAAGGGCCGGTGCTGATGCTGGCCGGCGCCGGTACCGGCAAGACCAAGGCGTTGACCGCGCGGATCGTACATCTGCTGACCACCGGTTCGGCCCGCCCGAACGAAGTCCTGGCCGTGACCTTCACCAACAAGGCCGCGCGGGAGATGAAAAACCGGGTGGGCCGGATGCTGGGCGAAACGGTGGAGGGCATGCCCTGGCTGGGGACGTTCCATGCCATCTGCGTGAAGCTGCTGCGCCGCCACGCCGAACTCGTGGGGCTGAAATCCAACTTCACCATCCTTGACACGGATGACCAGATCCGCCTGCTCAAGCAGTTGATTTCGGCTAGCAATATAGACGACAAACGTTGGCCCGCACGGATGCTCTCGGGGATCATCGACCAGTGGAAGAACCGTGCCTGGACCCCGGAGAAGGTGCCAGCGGCGGAAGCCTCGGCCTACAACAACCGCGGGACCGAGCTGTACGATCAGTACCAGCGCCGCCTGCGGGAACTGAACGCCGTCGATTTCGGCGACCTGCTGCTGCATATGGTCACGATCTTCCAGACCCATCCCGACGTGTTGGACCAGTACCAACGCTGGTTCCGCTATATCCTGGTGGACGAATACCAGGATACCAACGTGGCGCAGTACCTGTGGCTGCGCCTGCTGGCGGGCGGGCACAAGAACATCTGCTGCGTGGGCGACGACGACCAGTCGATCTATGGCTGGCGCGGCGCGGAGGTGGGCAACATCCTGCGGTTCGAAAAGGATTTTCCCGGTGCGACGGTGGTCCGGCTGGAGCAGAATTACCGATCGACCGCGCATATCCTGGCCGCCGCCGGCGGCGTCATTCGCGGCAATGAGGGGCGCCTGGGCAAGGAACTCTGGACCGAGGCGCAGGACGGCGAGAAAGTCCGCCTGATCGGCCATTGGGACGGAGAGGAAGAAGCCCGCTGGATCGGCGAGGAGATCGAGGCGATGCAGCGCGGCACCCGTGGCGGCCGCCCCGTCTCTCTGGACGAGATGGCGATTCTGGTTCGGGCCTCGCACCAGATGCGCGCGTTCGAGGATCGGTTTCTGACCATCGGCCTGCCGTACCGCGTCATCGGCGGCCCGCGCTTCTACGAGCGGTTGGAAATTCGCGATGCCATGGCCTATTTCCGGCTGGTGGTCAGCCCCAGCGATGACCTGGCCTTCGAGCGGATCGTGAACACGCCCAAGCGCGGCCTGGGCGACAAGGCCCAGCAGAAGATCCAGATGTGCGCCCGCGAACACGGCACCTCCCTGTTGGACGGCGCGCGAATTCTTTTGCAGGACAAAGGGTTGACCGGAAAGGGCGCAGCCCGGCTGGCGGCCTTTGTGGAACAGATTGACCGCTGGCACCCGATCGCCACCGCCCAGGCCGCCGCCCCGCAGCCAATGGACGAGGATGCGCTGATCATGGACGATTCGGCGCCCGCACGGCCTGCCGTCTCCCATATGGAGCTGGCTGAGGTGATGCTGGACGAATCGGGCTACACCGCAATGTGGCAGGCCGACAAGACGCCGGAGGCCCCCGGCCGGTTGGAAAACCTGAAGGAGCTGATCAAGGCGCTGGAAAGTTTCGACAATCTTCAGGGCTTTCTTGAGCATGTCTCCCTGATCATGGACAACGAGAGTGAACAGGAGGGGGCCAAGGTCTCCATCATGACGCTGCACGCGGCCAAGGGGTTGGAATTCCCCGCCGTTTTCCTGCCGGGCTGGGAAGACGGGCTGTTCCCGTCGCAACGGTCGATGGACGAATCGGGTCTGAAGGGTCTGGAGGAGGAGCGGCGGCTGGCCTATGTCGGCATCACCCGGGCAGAGGAGCTGTGCACCATCTCATTTGCCGGGAATCGCCGTGTCTTCGGGCAATGGCAATCGGCGCTGCCCTCGCGTTTCATCGATGAATTGCCGGAAGACCATGTCGATGTGCTGACGCCGCCGGGCCTGTATGGCGGTGGATATGGCGCGGCTGCGGCGCCGCAATCCAACCTGCACGACCGCGCGGCAGAGGCGAATGTCTACAATTCGCCCGGTTGGCGCCGAATGCAGGCCCGCGCCGGCCAGCGCCCCATCGCGCAGCCCCGCGAAAGCCGCGCGCCGGTGATCGATCTGGATGCGGTCAGCGCCTACACCGTGGGAGACCGGGTGTTCCACCAGAAATTCGGCTACGGCGCCATCGCCGCGATCGAGGGGGACAAGCTTTCGGTGGATTTCGAAAAGGCCGGAGTGAAGAAAGTCGTGGCGAAATTCATCATGGGCGCCGACGACGTGCCGTTCTGA
- a CDS encoding pyruvate carboxylase — protein MPEFSKILVANRGEIAIRIMRAANEMGKKTVAVYAEEDKLGLHRFKADEAYRIGEGLGPVAAYLSIEEIIRVAQMSGADAIHPGYGLLSENPDFVDACDAAGITFIGPKAETMRALGDKASARKVAIAAGVPVIPATEVLGDDMEAIAREAETVGYPLMLKASWGGGGRGMRPIVGPEELKEKVLEGRREAEAAFGNGEGYLEKMITRARHVEVQILGDTQGNIYHLYERDCSVQRRNQKVVERAPAPYLSEAQREEICELGRKICAHVNYECAGTVEFLMDMETGKFYFIEVNPRVQVEHTVTEEVTGIDIVQAQILIAEGKSLAEATGKASQYDVRLTGHALQTRITTEDPTNNFIPDYGRITAYRSATGMGIRLDGGTAYAGGVITRFYDSLLVKVTAKAPTPEQAIRRMDRALREFRIRGVSTNIDFVINLLKHPTFLANQYTTKFIDTTPELFDFKTRRDRGTKVLTYIADITVNGHPETAGTPHLPASVGTPKAPASSGTPPAGTRNMLDEKGPQAVADWMLAQDRLLITDTTMRDGHQSLLATRMRSLDMVRAAPAYAAHLPELFSVECWGGATFDVAFRFLQEDPWQRLRDIRAGMPNILTQMLLRGSNGVGYTNYPDNVVQSFVRQAAETGVDVFRVFDSLNWVENMRVAMDAVVEAGKICEGTVCYTGNILDPDRAKYDLKYYVAMARELRDAGAHVLGLKDMAGLLKPAAARVLVKALKEEVGLPIHFHTHDTSGIAGATILAAAEAGVDAADCAMDALSGNTSQPTMGSIVEALARTDRDTGLDVATVRRLSDYWEAVRAQYSAFESGLQAPASEVYLHEMPGGQFTNLKAQAKSMGLDERWHEVAKMYADVNQMFGDIVKVTPSSKVVGDMALMMVSQGLTRADVEDPGKDVSFPDSVIDMMRGNLGQPPGGFPPALVKKILKGEAPNTDRPGAHLPPVDLEAKRAEISAALNGAEIDDEDLNSYLMYPKVFTEYAQRHEVYGPVRTLPTRTFFYGMEPEEEITAEIDPGKTLEIRLVTVGETQDDGEVRVFFELNGQPRTIRVPDRKATGGAAARVKADPTNPDHLAAPMPGVVASIGVSAGQKVTEGDLLLTIEAMKMETGLHAERDAVIKAVHVTPGAQIDAKDLLIEFE, from the coding sequence ATGCCCGAGTTCAGCAAGATCCTGGTCGCCAATCGCGGCGAAATCGCCATCCGCATCATGCGCGCCGCGAATGAAATGGGGAAGAAGACCGTCGCCGTCTATGCGGAGGAGGACAAGCTGGGCCTGCACAGGTTCAAGGCCGACGAAGCCTATCGCATCGGGGAGGGGCTGGGCCCCGTCGCCGCCTATCTGAGCATCGAGGAAATCATCCGCGTGGCACAGATGTCGGGCGCCGATGCGATCCATCCCGGCTATGGCCTGCTGTCGGAAAACCCCGATTTCGTCGACGCCTGCGACGCCGCCGGCATCACCTTCATCGGGCCGAAGGCCGAAACGATGCGCGCCCTGGGCGACAAGGCCAGCGCCCGCAAGGTCGCCATCGCGGCCGGCGTGCCCGTCATCCCTGCCACCGAGGTTCTGGGCGACGACATGGAGGCCATCGCCCGCGAGGCCGAAACGGTCGGCTACCCGCTGATGTTGAAGGCCAGCTGGGGCGGCGGCGGACGCGGGATGCGCCCCATCGTCGGGCCGGAGGAACTGAAGGAAAAGGTGCTGGAAGGCCGGCGGGAGGCCGAAGCCGCATTCGGCAATGGCGAGGGCTACCTGGAGAAGATGATCACCCGCGCCCGACACGTCGAGGTGCAGATCCTGGGCGACACGCAGGGCAACATCTACCACCTGTACGAGCGCGACTGCTCAGTCCAGCGGCGCAACCAGAAGGTGGTGGAGCGTGCGCCGGCGCCCTACCTGTCCGAAGCGCAACGCGAGGAAATCTGCGAGTTGGGCCGCAAGATCTGCGCCCATGTGAACTATGAATGCGCCGGCACCGTCGAATTCCTGATGGATATGGAGACGGGCAAGTTCTACTTCATCGAGGTGAACCCTCGCGTGCAGGTCGAACATACCGTGACGGAGGAAGTCACCGGCATCGACATCGTTCAGGCGCAGATCCTGATCGCCGAGGGCAAATCCCTGGCGGAGGCCACCGGCAAGGCCAGCCAATATGACGTCCGCCTGACCGGCCACGCCTTGCAGACCCGGATTACCACCGAAGACCCGACCAACAATTTCATCCCCGATTACGGTCGCATCACCGCCTACCGCTCGGCCACCGGGATGGGCATCCGGCTGGACGGCGGCACCGCCTATGCCGGCGGGGTGATCACCCGGTTCTACGACAGCCTTCTGGTCAAGGTGACGGCCAAGGCGCCCACCCCCGAACAGGCGATCCGCCGCATGGACCGGGCGCTGCGCGAGTTCCGCATCCGGGGCGTCAGCACCAATATCGACTTCGTCATCAACCTGTTGAAACACCCGACATTCCTGGCCAACCAATACACGACCAAATTCATCGACACGACGCCAGAGTTGTTCGACTTCAAGACCCGCCGCGATCGGGGCACCAAGGTTCTGACCTATATCGCCGACATCACCGTCAACGGCCATCCCGAGACGGCCGGCACACCGCACCTGCCTGCCAGCGTCGGCACGCCCAAGGCCCCGGCCTCCAGCGGAACGCCGCCGGCCGGCACCCGCAACATGTTGGACGAAAAGGGGCCGCAGGCCGTGGCCGACTGGATGCTGGCGCAGGACCGGTTGCTGATCACCGACACCACGATGCGCGACGGTCACCAATCTCTGCTGGCAACGCGGATGCGCTCGCTGGACATGGTGCGCGCCGCGCCCGCCTATGCCGCCCACCTGCCGGAACTCTTCTCCGTCGAATGCTGGGGGGGCGCGACCTTCGACGTGGCCTTCCGTTTCTTGCAGGAAGATCCCTGGCAACGGCTGCGCGACATCCGCGCGGGCATGCCCAATATCCTGACCCAGATGCTGCTGCGCGGCTCCAACGGGGTGGGCTATACCAACTATCCCGACAACGTGGTGCAGTCCTTTGTCCGCCAGGCGGCCGAAACGGGCGTCGATGTCTTCCGCGTCTTCGACAGCCTGAACTGGGTGGAGAACATGCGCGTCGCCATGGATGCGGTGGTGGAGGCCGGCAAGATCTGCGAAGGCACCGTCTGTTACACCGGCAATATCCTGGACCCGGACCGCGCCAAATATGACCTGAAATACTACGTTGCCATGGCCAGGGAGCTGCGCGACGCCGGCGCCCATGTGCTGGGACTGAAGGACATGGCGGGCCTGCTGAAACCGGCGGCGGCGCGCGTATTGGTCAAGGCGCTGAAGGAAGAGGTCGGCCTGCCGATCCACTTCCACACGCATGATACATCAGGCATCGCGGGGGCAACGATCCTGGCCGCGGCCGAGGCCGGGGTGGATGCCGCCGATTGCGCCATGGATGCGCTGTCGGGCAATACCTCGCAACCGACCATGGGCTCCATCGTCGAAGCACTGGCGCGCACCGACCGCGACACCGGGCTGGACGTGGCCACCGTGCGCCGCCTGTCGGATTACTGGGAGGCCGTGCGCGCGCAATACAGCGCCTTCGAAAGCGGTCTTCAGGCGCCTGCTTCGGAGGTCTATCTGCACGAGATGCCGGGCGGGCAGTTCACCAACCTCAAGGCGCAGGCCAAGTCGATGGGGCTGGACGAACGTTGGCACGAGGTCGCCAAGATGTATGCCGATGTGAACCAGATGTTCGGCGATATCGTGAAGGTCACGCCCTCTTCCAAGGTGGTGGGCGACATGGCGCTGATGATGGTCAGCCAGGGCCTGACCCGGGCCGATGTGGAGGATCCGGGCAAGGACGTCAGCTTTCCCGACTCGGTGATCGACATGATGCGCGGCAACCTGGGTCAGCCGCCGGGCGGGTTCCCCCCCGCGCTGGTAAAGAAGATCCTGAAGGGAGAGGCGCCCAACACCGACCGGCCCGGCGCGCATCTGCCGCCCGTGGATCTGGAGGCCAAGCGCGCCGAGATCAGCGCCGCCCTGAACGGGGCTGAAATCGACGACGAGGATCTGAACTCCTACCTCATGTATCCCAAGGTTTTCACCGAATACGCCCAGCGGCACGAGGTCTACGGCCCGGTGCGCACCCTGCCGACGCGCACGTTCTTCTACGGGATGGAGCCGGAAGAGGAGATCACCGCCGAGATCGACCCCGGCAAGACGCTGGAGATCCGTCTGGTCACGGTGGGCGAAACCCAGGATGACGGCGAGGTTCGGGTGTTCTTCGAGCTGAACGGCCAGCCGCGCACGATCCGTGTGCCCGACCGCAAGGCCACCGGCGGCGCCGCCGCACGGGTAAAGGCCGACCCGACCAACCCCGACCACCTGGCCGCGCCGATGCCCGGCGTCGTCGCCTCCATCGGGGTCAGCGCAGGCCAGAAGGTGACCGAGGGCGACCTGCTGCTGACCATCGAGGCGATGAAGATGGAAACCGGCCTGCACGCCGAACGCGACGCGGTGATCAAGGCGGTGCACGTCACCCCCGGCGCCCAGATCGACGCCAAGGATCTGCTGATCGAGTTCGAATGA
- a CDS encoding TerC family protein, translating into MIELLQDPAVWASFLTLTVLEIVLGVDNVIFISITAARLPEHQRRTARLIGLSLALVMRILLLLSIAWIIGLTAPVFSLGDHPVSWRDIILLAGGLFLIWKAATEIFDEVEGEEDGAGAVRATLASVIVQIVILDLVFSLDSVITAVGIADHIEVMVAAVVVAIAIMMIAAEPIAGFVEAHPSTKMLALAFLVMVGMALMADGFGVHVERGFIYAAMVFAGAVEGLNLLRSGRRKRRAPPEDTPL; encoded by the coding sequence ATGATAGAGCTTTTGCAAGACCCGGCCGTTTGGGCCTCCTTTCTCACCCTGACGGTGCTGGAGATCGTCCTGGGGGTCGATAACGTCATCTTCATCTCCATCACCGCCGCGCGCCTGCCGGAACATCAACGCCGCACCGCGCGGTTGATCGGCCTGTCGCTGGCGCTGGTGATGCGCATCCTGCTGCTGCTGTCGATCGCCTGGATCATCGGGCTGACCGCGCCGGTCTTCAGCCTGGGCGATCACCCGGTATCATGGCGCGACATCATCCTGCTGGCCGGCGGGCTGTTCCTGATCTGGAAGGCCGCGACCGAGATTTTCGACGAAGTCGAAGGCGAGGAGGACGGTGCCGGGGCCGTCCGCGCCACGCTGGCCTCGGTGATCGTGCAGATCGTCATTCTGGATCTTGTCTTCTCGCTCGACAGCGTGATCACCGCCGTCGGCATCGCCGATCATATCGAGGTGATGGTCGCCGCCGTCGTCGTGGCCATCGCGATCATGATGATCGCCGCCGAGCCGATCGCCGGTTTCGTGGAGGCCCATCCCTCGACCAAGATGCTGGCGCTGGCCTTTCTGGTGATGGTCGGCATGGCGCTGATGGCGGATGGTTTCGGCGTGCATGTCGAACGTGGCTTCATCTACGCGGCGATGGTCTTTGCCGGGGCGGTGGAAGGGTTGAACCTGCTGCGTTCCGGTCGGCGAAAGCGGCGTGCCCCGCCGGAGGATACGCCGCTGTGA
- a CDS encoding alpha-hydroxy acid oxidase yields MNIDFRYPTLSDLRARARRRLPHFAWEYLDSGTGAETAVRRSRAALDAVMLKPRTLRGAVVPDLTTPLMGRSYDAPFGVSPVGMTGLFWPGSEQMLARMAARRNLPFGLSTVAAAAPEDVAPHMGDQGWFQLYPPEDMEQNYDLLRRAKAAGFHTLILTVDVPGNSRRERSRRSGLQTPPRLTPRIAAQCALRPAWSLATLRGGMPRVRALERYNEGTRAGQIGLGRHRAPDPDFLARIRDAWDGPMVAKGVLLPDEALMLRDKGIDAIWVSNHGGRQFDAAPGSATALPAIRAALGPDVPVIYDGAVASGLDVLRAIALGADMVMLGRGWLWGTGALGERGADHVAHILAEDMKSAMVQMAITRPEEVRELLWGE; encoded by the coding sequence ATGAACATCGACTTCCGCTACCCGACCCTTTCGGACCTGCGTGCCCGCGCGCGCCGCCGCCTGCCGCATTTCGCCTGGGAATACCTGGACAGCGGCACCGGGGCCGAGACCGCAGTGCGCCGGTCGCGCGCCGCACTGGACGCCGTGATGTTGAAACCACGTACCCTGCGTGGCGCGGTCGTGCCGGACCTGACGACCCCGCTGATGGGGCGCAGCTATGACGCGCCCTTCGGCGTCTCGCCGGTGGGGATGACGGGACTGTTCTGGCCCGGCTCGGAACAGATGCTGGCGCGGATGGCGGCGCGGCGGAACCTGCCCTTTGGCCTTTCCACCGTCGCGGCCGCCGCGCCCGAGGACGTCGCCCCCCACATGGGCGATCAGGGCTGGTTCCAGCTTTATCCGCCCGAGGACATGGAGCAGAATTACGATCTGCTGCGCCGGGCCAAGGCAGCCGGGTTTCACACCCTGATCCTGACCGTCGACGTGCCGGGCAATTCGCGGCGCGAACGCTCGCGCCGGTCGGGATTGCAAACCCCGCCCCGCCTGACCCCGCGCATCGCGGCGCAATGCGCGCTGCGCCCGGCGTGGTCGCTGGCGACGCTGCGCGGCGGCATGCCGCGGGTGCGCGCGCTGGAGCGGTACAACGAAGGCACCCGCGCGGGCCAGATCGGCCTGGGCCGTCACCGCGCCCCCGATCCCGATTTCCTGGCCCGGATCCGCGATGCCTGGGATGGGCCGATGGTGGCCAAGGGCGTGTTGCTGCCGGACGAGGCGCTGATGCTGCGCGACAAGGGGATCGACGCGATCTGGGTGTCGAACCACGGCGGCCGCCAGTTCGACGCCGCGCCGGGATCGGCCACCGCCCTGCCTGCGATCCGCGCCGCTCTGGGCCCCGATGTACCGGTGATCTATGATGGCGCCGTGGCTTCCGGTCTGGACGTCCTGCGCGCCATCGCCCTGGGGGCGGATATGGTGATGCTGGGCCGGGGCTGGCTGTGGGGCACCGGTGCCCTGGGCGAACGTGGTGCCGATCACGTCGCCCATATTCTGGCCGAAGACATGAAAAGCGCGATGGTTCAGATGGCCATCACCCGCCCCGAAGAGGTACGCGAACTGCTCTGGGGGGAGTGA
- a CDS encoding glycine reductase, translating into MDTRDRWQPPVPYMARTRDWYLALGFDNPYEWAQFDAVPFAPLPGPLDRLSVALVTTAAPYQPDKGPQGPGAPYNAAAKFYQVYSGDVRRDHDLRISHVAIDRVHTTMEDPGCWFPLPALRAVEGRRIGRLAPRFHGLPTNRSQRHTQEIDAPELLRRCRADGADVALFVANCPVCHQSCALAARHLEAAGIPTVILGCARDVVEHCGVPRFLFSDFPLGNAAGRPFDPVSQAETLDLALSLLEEATGPRTTRVNPQRWAVDDQWKRDYSNVATTSPETLAAAREKAHADRDIARKTREGG; encoded by the coding sequence ATGGACACGCGCGACAGATGGCAGCCGCCGGTGCCCTACATGGCCCGCACACGGGATTGGTACCTCGCCCTGGGGTTCGACAATCCGTATGAATGGGCGCAGTTCGACGCGGTGCCCTTTGCGCCATTGCCCGGACCGCTGGACCGGCTGTCGGTGGCGCTGGTCACCACCGCCGCGCCCTATCAGCCCGACAAGGGGCCCCAGGGGCCCGGCGCGCCCTATAATGCGGCGGCAAAGTTCTATCAGGTCTATTCCGGAGATGTGCGGCGCGATCATGATCTGCGGATCTCTCACGTGGCGATCGACAGGGTGCATACCACGATGGAGGATCCCGGCTGCTGGTTTCCGCTGCCTGCCCTGCGCGCCGTCGAAGGGCGCCGCATCGGCCGGTTGGCGCCGCGGTTCCACGGCCTGCCCACCAACCGCAGCCAGCGCCACACACAGGAGATCGACGCGCCCGAGCTGCTGCGCCGCTGTCGCGCCGACGGGGCGGATGTGGCGCTGTTTGTCGCCAATTGTCCGGTCTGCCATCAATCCTGCGCCCTGGCCGCCCGCCATCTTGAAGCGGCAGGCATTCCCACGGTCATCCTGGGCTGCGCCCGCGACGTGGTGGAACATTGCGGCGTCCCGCGCTTCCTGTTCAGCGATTTCCCCCTGGGCAATGCCGCCGGACGCCCCTTCGATCCCGTCTCGCAGGCCGAAACGCTGGATCTGGCGCTGTCGCTGCTGGAGGAGGCCACAGGCCCCCGCACCACCCGCGTGAACCCGCAACGCTGGGCCGTGGATGACCAGTGGAAACGCGACTATTCCAACGTCGCCACCACCAGCCCCGAAACCCTCGCCGCCGCCCGCGAAAAAGCCCATGCCGACCGGGACATCGCGCGCAAAACGCGGGAGGGCGGCTGA
- a CDS encoding DUF1127 domain-containing protein: MTMMTDTHSAAAPQAGLFSRAYAAIADRLARRAVFNKCMDELASLSNRELADLGLHRSMIRSIAYEEAYGAK, encoded by the coding sequence ATGACGATGATGACCGACACCCACAGCGCCGCAGCCCCGCAGGCTGGCCTGTTCTCCCGTGCCTATGCCGCGATCGCAGACCGCCTGGCGCGCCGCGCCGTGTTCAACAAATGCATGGACGAGCTGGCGTCGCTCAGCAACCGCGAACTGGCCGACCTGGGCCTGCATCGTTCCATGATCCGCTCCATCGCCTACGAAGAGGCCTACGGAGCCAAGTAA